In Planctomycetota bacterium, the following are encoded in one genomic region:
- a CDS encoding ankyrin repeat domain-containing protein has product MNDAKQRLLDATHARDAEALAALLDSDVDVATLINEPISYFGGRALHAAVGHRPTLDVLLDRGADPNLPSAWSEGPFTVLDSADEATARHLMERGATLTPHVAARLGWINELTALLDADPRRVNERGGDGKRPLHWAGTIAVAYLLLDRLADIDARCTDHVSTPVQYLVKDHPDVARHLLERGATPDIFATAHLGDLDRTRQQLKENPNVANHRVGHDGYNRVPSCTMYQWIFAYGQSPLDLAAQQPEMLALLSEHANEKTRFLAAVCRGDREATAVADAPPLEPADHALLGDAIRRGDTDAVRLMLKLGFDPTRNYRGLDDGTALHVAAWCGQPEILRLLLNDGRGDLELRDPTHGATVLSWACHGSVFCRRDDPVYVEVVKMLIDAGAKIDIPAHAGGSTLHDQAAGRPDVQAALKA; this is encoded by the coding sequence ATGAATGACGCGAAGCAACGTTTGCTCGATGCGACTCACGCCCGGGACGCCGAGGCACTTGCGGCATTACTCGATAGCGACGTGGACGTCGCGACGCTCATCAACGAACCGATCAGCTACTTCGGCGGACGGGCGCTGCACGCGGCGGTGGGTCATCGGCCGACGCTGGATGTGCTGCTGGATCGTGGGGCGGATCCGAACTTGCCCAGTGCGTGGAGCGAAGGGCCGTTCACGGTGCTGGACTCGGCAGACGAGGCGACGGCGCGACACTTGATGGAGCGTGGGGCGACGTTGACGCCGCATGTCGCGGCGCGGCTCGGGTGGATCAACGAGCTGACGGCGCTGCTCGACGCCGACCCGAGGCGCGTCAACGAACGCGGTGGCGATGGCAAACGGCCGCTGCACTGGGCGGGCACGATCGCGGTAGCCTACCTGCTGCTGGATCGCCTCGCCGACATCGACGCCCGCTGCACCGACCACGTTTCGACGCCGGTGCAGTACCTCGTGAAGGATCACCCCGATGTCGCCCGGCACCTACTGGAGCGCGGGGCGACGCCGGACATTTTCGCCACGGCCCACCTCGGCGACCTCGACCGCACACGGCAACAGCTCAAGGAAAACCCGAACGTGGCCAACCACCGCGTCGGCCACGACGGCTACAACCGCGTGCCAAGCTGCACGATGTACCAGTGGATCTTCGCGTACGGCCAATCGCCGTTGGACCTCGCGGCGCAGCAGCCGGAGATGCTGGCGTTGCTGAGCGAACACGCGAATGAGAAGACGCGGTTCCTCGCAGCGGTGTGCCGGGGCGATCGGGAAGCCACCGCCGTGGCGGACGCGCCCCCGCTCGAACCCGCCGATCACGCCCTACTCGGCGACGCGATCCGCCGGGGCGACACAGACGCAGTCCGCCTGATGCTCAAACTCGGCTTCGACCCGACCCGGAACTATCGCGGCCTCGACGACGGCACCGCCCTGCACGTCGCCGCGTGGTGCGGACAGCCCGAGATCCTGCGGCTGCTGCTTAATGACGGCCGAGGCGACCTGGAACTCCGCGACCCCACCCACGGGGCAACCGTCCTGAGCTGGGCCTGCCACGGCAGCGTCTTCTGCCGCCGCGACGATCCGGTTTATGTCGAAGTCGTGAAGATGCTCATCGACGCGGGTGCAAAAATCGACATCCCCGCCCACGCCGGCGGTAGCACCCTCCACGACCAAGCCGCCGGCCGACCCGACGTGCAGGCAGCGCTCAAGGCCTGA
- the aroF gene encoding 3-deoxy-7-phosphoheptulonate synthase gives MIVVMQTGAEQAAVDAVVEQITKQGLTPHLSAGEFRTIIGAMGEEGKLDERHLLAMDGVDKVLPVMKPYKLASREFSEHDTVVEVGGVKLGGEHATVLAGPCTVEDREMLWTIAGHVKKAGATILRGGAFKPRTSPYSFQGHGKQALEWLRECGDEHGMPTCTEVMDPRQVELVAEWADVLQIGARNMQNFDLLKEVGQTKRPVVLKRGLAATVKDWLLSAEYVLSQGNRDVILCERGIKTFEDSIRFSLDITSIPVALKNTHLPIVIDPSHAAGKRDFVPAIALAGMAAGAHGILIEVHHDPASAQCDGPQALLPATFETLMGQLGGLAQLHGRTLA, from the coding sequence ATGATCGTCGTGATGCAAACCGGGGCGGAGCAGGCCGCCGTTGATGCGGTGGTGGAGCAGATCACCAAGCAGGGGCTCACGCCCCATCTCTCCGCAGGGGAATTCCGCACGATCATCGGGGCCATGGGCGAGGAGGGGAAGCTCGACGAGCGGCACCTGCTCGCGATGGACGGCGTCGACAAGGTGCTGCCGGTGATGAAGCCGTACAAGCTGGCGTCACGGGAGTTTTCCGAGCATGACACCGTTGTCGAAGTCGGTGGCGTCAAGCTGGGCGGTGAGCATGCGACGGTGCTGGCCGGGCCGTGCACGGTCGAGGATCGGGAGATGCTCTGGACGATCGCCGGGCACGTGAAGAAGGCCGGGGCGACGATCCTGCGTGGCGGTGCGTTCAAGCCGCGGACTTCGCCGTACTCCTTCCAGGGTCACGGCAAGCAGGCGCTCGAATGGCTGCGCGAGTGCGGCGACGAGCACGGGATGCCCACCTGCACCGAGGTCATGGACCCGCGTCAGGTCGAGCTTGTCGCCGAGTGGGCAGACGTGCTGCAGATCGGCGCGCGGAACATGCAGAACTTCGACCTGCTCAAGGAGGTCGGCCAGACCAAGCGCCCCGTCGTGCTCAAGCGCGGCCTCGCCGCGACCGTCAAGGACTGGCTCCTCTCCGCCGAGTACGTGCTTTCCCAAGGCAACCGCGACGTCATCCTCTGCGAGCGTGGCATCAAGACGTTCGAGGACAGCATCCGCTTCTCTCTCGACATCACGAGCATCCCCGTCGCCCTCAAGAACACACACCTGCCGATCGTGATCGACCCGAGCCACGCGGCTGGCAAGCGTGACTTCGTCCCCGCCATCGCGTTGGCCGGCATGGCCGCCGGCGCCCACGGCATCCTCATCGAAGTCCACCACGACCCCGCCAGCGCCCAATGCGACGGCCCTCAGGCGCTACTGCCCGCAACCTTCGAGACACTGATGGGCCAACTCGGCGGACTGGCGCAGCTGCACGGACGGACGCTGGCGTAA
- the tpiA gene encoding triose-phosphate isomerase: protein MSRTPYVAGNWKMNLHTADGVALAEKVAIDRPDGMDVGVAPPFPYLAKIAEIGGGRLHVGAQDVHHEDVGAFTGEVSAGMLRDVGCDFVIVGHSERRHIIGEPTELVAKKAAAVYRAGMTLIHCVGETIDERRDDATLSIVESQLAELSPAIDDPARLVIAYEPVWAIGTGETATPEQAQEVHAFIRKELAEAYGDDFAAAVRIQYGGSMKPGNAAELIAQPDIDGGLIGGASLKPDDFLAICKAAVG, encoded by the coding sequence ATGTCACGCACGCCCTACGTCGCCGGCAACTGGAAGATGAACCTGCACACCGCCGACGGTGTCGCGCTGGCCGAGAAGGTCGCGATCGATCGGCCCGACGGCATGGACGTCGGCGTCGCGCCGCCGTTTCCGTACCTGGCGAAGATCGCCGAGATCGGCGGCGGACGGCTGCACGTCGGCGCACAGGACGTACACCACGAGGACGTGGGCGCTTTCACCGGCGAGGTGTCGGCGGGCATGCTTCGCGACGTCGGGTGCGACTTCGTCATCGTCGGCCACTCCGAGCGTCGGCACATCATCGGCGAGCCGACGGAGCTGGTGGCGAAGAAGGCGGCGGCGGTCTATCGGGCGGGCATGACGCTGATCCACTGCGTCGGCGAGACGATCGACGAACGCCGCGATGATGCCACGCTCAGCATCGTCGAATCCCAACTGGCCGAGCTGAGCCCCGCCATCGACGACCCGGCCCGGCTGGTGATCGCCTACGAACCCGTCTGGGCCATCGGCACCGGCGAGACCGCCACCCCCGAGCAGGCCCAGGAGGTCCACGCCTTCATCCGCAAGGAGTTGGCCGAGGCCTACGGGGACGACTTCGCCGCGGCCGTCCGCATCCAGTACGGCGGCAGCATGAAGCCCGGCAACGCCGCCGAACTGATCGCCCAGCCCGACATCGACGGTGGCCTCATCGGGGGAGCCTCGCTCAAGCCCGACGACTTC